The following proteins are co-located in the Aquarana catesbeiana isolate 2022-GZ linkage group LG02, ASM4218655v1, whole genome shotgun sequence genome:
- the NR0B1 gene encoding nuclear receptor subfamily 0 group B member 1, whose product MACLDKCHCAVDNRRHGSILYNILKNEEHKDSHNSSKIRKEDHSRLYGQGCSCGSQKKVTLKSPQVTCKAASAVLVKTLRFVKSVPCFQELPLEDQLLLVRSCWAPLLVLGLAQDKVDFETVETSEPSMLQRILTNSQGGERELHHEHPEQDFLFGNSQHQQQNKLSQLPSATEIRWIKEFLGKCWSLAISTKEYAYLKGIVLFNPGLPGLHCAQYIQGLQQEAHQALNEHVKMIQRWDNARFTKLIIVLSLLRSINANAISELFFRPIIGTVNMDDMLLEMLGAKI is encoded by the exons atggCTTGCCTAGACAAATGTCATTGTGCTGTAGATAACAGAAGGCATGGTAGCATTTTGTACAATATCCTGAAAAATGAGGAGCACAAGGATTCACACAACAGCAGCAAAATTAGAAAGGAAGATCACAGCAGGCTATATGGACAAGGatgctcctgtggatcacagaagaaAGTCACTCTTAAGAGCCCACAGGTAACATGTAAGGCAGCATCAGCAGTGCTGGTAAAGACCTTGAGGTTTGTGAAAAGTGTGCCATGTTTTCAGGAGCTGCCACTGGAGGACCAGTTACTGTTGGTCAGGAGCTGCTGGGCACCACTGCTGGTGCTGGGACTTGCACAGGACAAGGTGGATTTTGAGACAGTGGAAACATCAGAGCCCAGCATGTTGCAAAGGATTTTAACCAACAgtcaaggaggagagagagaacttcATCATGAGCATCCAGAGCAAGACTTCTTATTTGGGAACAGCCagcatcagcagcaaaacaaactcTCCCAACTGCCTTCTGCTACAGAGATCAGATGGATCAAAGAGTTTTTAGGAAAGTGCTGGAGTCTGGCCATAAGCACCAAAGAATATGCCTATCTGAAAGGGATAGTCCTGTTTAATCCAG GTTTACCTGGATTGCACTGTGCACAGTATATCCAAGGGTTACAACAAGAAGCCCACCAAGCTTTAAATGAGCATGTAAAGATGATCCAGCGATGGGACAACGCTAGATTCACCAAGCTAATAATAGTTCTCTCCTTGCTACGGTCCATCAATGCCAATGCCATTTCTGAACTGTTCTTTAGACCCATCATCGGCACTGTGAATATGGATGACATGCTGTTGGAGATGCTGGGAGCAAAGATATAG